In Cataglyphis hispanica isolate Lineage 1 chromosome 8, ULB_Chis1_1.0, whole genome shotgun sequence, the DNA window TCGTTTGTAAAATCGCGAAGATATAGAAAgcgttgataaaaaattaaaacgcttgaaaatttatttttgttcctacgtaattaaaactttaattatctaCGATTCTGTCAAAAAATGGAACTATCTAATTGTTGATCGAGGTcagttattatgtaataaaatgatataatatgataatcgaTTAAAGccttatttctttaaaagatgTGTATTACGATGTACATTGACGATTCTTATCAAATTTGATGCTgcgtttattttttcgttggcgatttttttttattatcggaaATACCTAGTGCTCTTTAACACGTAAATTCTTATACGTCGACTCTGATGCGTTATCAAACATTATGCAAGAGCGTACAAGACACGTTCGGAGTTTCGTGATAATTCCGAGTCCGGTGTAATGCATACTAATGTGAGAACAGGAATACCGCAAACTTGTTTCTTCGCGGTTATCGGTAATACGAATGCTATGCGAACTTGTAACCGATCGTGAGATGCGTCGGGATCTCGTGTATAACGAGCAATTCAGTGACCTAGTATTACGATgtgtaatattaacaataacgTTAGCTAATAATGTGGTTGAATATTTGTCGAGATACGCGATGAATGCTGCATTgagtgcatttttatttttatttcgcgttcttttttatataactttcaaTACTAACTTAATGAATatcatattgaatattatatttttttaaatcacgaCGTCGGTATTTAAAATTCGGcgcaatgttattttatattaacctTATAAAcgttagaaaataaatgttgaaaatgaaacgtcaagaaataaatattaaataaaattaatactatcGCAAATTATAGAAATGCTAACGActcgaaaacattttattggctctcaatttgcacaatttccaaagttagaaaagaaatcttaTGAATAAGGCAAACCAAGTCTGATGCGGACAATCGAAATTATCCGGGccgcattaataataaatctagaattatttattaaagcggTGATTACCGCTCGATTCCGCGAATCGTTATCTCGCTCATCATCAGTatcggaaaattaaaattaaccgAGCGTAATTCGCGGTGTACGCGCATCGCCAATAAGGAAACGAATTTCACGAGCGACAATTTCTGCATCGGGAGTCCGCGGCTGATGGATCGAGGCGTATACCGATTATGGGGTCCGGTGAAGAGTACACCGGTCGCCGGAGTAAGGGGGCGGCGGGATCAGACCGGATCCGATCGGAGCGAGAGTACGCGCGGACCCCTCGATCCCCGGAGAACCGGACGGCGAGCGGTACTCGCGCTGCCGCGGTCCTGTTTTTATTTACTGCCATGGCTTCTGCATAATCCAtcgtttctcttctctctcctcgCGCCAGGGCTTTAATTATCCGCTGGAGGCCGGATACGCGCTCAATCCATTCACGGGGCCGCGCTACTACATGCTGGAGACCCACTATACGAATCCGCAGCTGGACGCCTTCATCAGCGATAGCAGCGGCCTCCGTCTCCTTTATACCGATCGGCTACGTGGCCACGACGCCGGAATCCTCAGCGTCGGCATCGACCCGAACTGGCGGCACATTATACCTCCGGGCCAACCCGAAGTGGTCTCCGAGGGCCACTGTATCGCCGAATGCACTGGCCAGACGATACCAAATAGCGGCATCAACATGTTCGCCGTGATCATGCACACCCACCAACTCGGTAGGAAGGTCCGCCTGCGGCAGATCCGCGGCGGCGAGGAACTACCGCCGATTGCCGCCGATACCAACTACGATCCCAATTATCAGGAGTATCGGAGACTCCAGAGACCAGTCAAGGTGTATCCGGTAAGTACAAGTCTCAACTCAAGCGTGCATAACGATAAAGAGTATTTTCTGTTTTCTGATATCTTTTTTCCCGTGATATTATACAGGCTTAAGTTTATCTTAATCCTTGTGTCAAGATCCAATTTATTGGCATTTATCTCTTAAATAATCTCGTCTTATCTAGAGTGATGTGGGGGGctaatgcaattataaaatatctccgaTTAACGGAGGAGAATCGCGAAGAACCCTCGGATTCTATCCGTCGAGATTTTTCCTTCGAAAGTAATCCGAGATTATATTCTTAAACTCTTCGCAAGTAACTTACGTCCTTCACACAGCagtcttttaatatattcttatttttctgttCTGTTTTTCCGCTACATTGCACGCCTTTCGCTCATGTTGCCGCGAACATACTTTTCGCTGCATTATAACCCATAGCACGTATCAGAAAGTTTATGAGCTTGTTACAAAGTTTATTAACGTGCAATAAGTATAAGCTTTGATCACGTAAAGTGCCGACATGCTACAGACGCAGGGCATGAACCTGAGTTTAATTGTTTGAACGCACTCGAACGGCAAAGGTTCAGGTTTCAAAACGCGATTACGTGTTAACATAGAGCAAAAATGTATTGTAGtaacattcaattaaaaagtaacaaaattgaatttatgataataaaaaacatgtacatgtctaattttattatgttaatctgaaaattgcaatttatatccGCATCATTAATACTTTCATGtgatgtacaatttttttttttttgtcgtcaCTACGAGTTCTTAAACTTTTAAGATTCTGTTGTGGTTTAGCTCTTATTCATGGCTAGGCGATTTCTCTTGTTACAGGGTGATCACTTGGTCGCCGAATGCACGTACTCGTCCGAATCGCGGGGGGCCATCACGCTCGGTGGCTTGGCAACGAGAGAAGAGACTTGTCTAGTGTCCGCTCTCTATTATCCTCGCATTGAGTTATCTCTCTGCTATTCTTTACCCTCGTTACCGACAGTACTGCACAGCTTGGGAATCCAGAAATTAGTACAGTAAGTTTGACATTTTCATTGACGTATAATCATTacgttgataaaaaaaaattgtatgataattatatttctctggAATTTAGAAGACGAAAAAGATGCATAAGTTTTTACAACTTTGCtgaacatatattttcaatagtaCTTGAATcgactaattaatttaagtttatttaaaatttacctCAAATCGTTCTCTCTGCTTTGTTTtgaaacgatttttttttatattactttgaattagtttcatttatattctcgttatctgttaaaaaaatgttataacttTGGCTGATAAACCGTTTAcgggaaaatatttaataaacgcacATTGACACATTATACGTTACTATCAGTTTATATGCCTCTATACAAATGATGATTACGCGACGTTTTGCTCTCTGATTGGTTATTAAGGACAACCCAAACGTTACGAAAGCACCGAGTGTTATTAACTTAACGAGCGATAGTTACGTTGCATCAGATGTACTGACCATCGCTACGTAACATCTGCCAGCtacattctaaataaattataactaaagtttctaaaattaatcctcccatttttaatttcgaaaagatcattaattttttataattattttttaaattaaaataagattattctcTCATAtcctcttatatttaaaaatatgataaaaattaaaaatggaagAATAGAAGatcaaaaagattatatgtGAGGAGAGCCacgtgataaaattaaaaacaataaaagaaattaaatagatagTAGGAAGTTGcgtgaaatacaaaaaaaaagaggagtataaaatgtaaaacgtAAGAGATAACAGCGACTTGATAGGACGACTTTGATTTGTGCGCAGGGGTTCTAGCCCGGTAATGATCCAGGAGCCGCAGAAATTGGCGGGGATGACGCTGGAGGAGCGACTAATCAGTTACGACTGGGAGTCGAACTTCCAGAGCTTCCAGGAAGCCACCCGCGGGGGCACGTTTAAGCCGCTGTGCGGCAGTAGCAAGGGTGCTTTGCCCGGCACGGATAACCTCGAGGTGCACTATCCGCGCATCCTCAGGCCTTACGAGGAGGCGAGCGTGCCCTGCGCGAAGAAGCCGCTGCGGAACAAACTGTCGATGCTGCTAAGCGAGGACGACGACATCGGCGCGCCAGTCGACCCCGACAGCGATGAATCGAACGCGGTCGAGCGAGGTCAGCTGGTGCGTAGCAAAGTGTCCCGCAGCAGCGACGCTGGACTCACGGCCGGTAGTTCCTGCGAACGTACAGTATCGGCAGCGGTGATCTTGGCCGCCGTTACTGTCATCGCGGGCGCCGCGTTCAGGTGAACATCGTCGTTGTTCGATCGGTCGTTCTAGTTCACTCGGATCGTCCTGACGATCATTTATCGCGATCGAGTTCGCGACGAATGATACCGAgaaacaacagcagcagctgGAGTAAGTACATGCCAATCTCAGCGACGCGTATCTTAGGCTTAGATAGGTATTATCGTTCTCCGACCGAGCGCGCCCGGGATTCGTCAAGAGATTCGATtgatagttttcttttttttttccggtcGCGGTGGAATGATTTCTCCGGCACGGCTAGCGGAATCTGCGCGTCGGATAGTTTATAATGACAATGAAATAATCGAAACT includes these proteins:
- the LOC126851393 gene encoding MOXD1 homolog 2, coding for MKTAVGSLLLLHLLIIGGVVSVEWKHSAVLDNNFLVLWTPGERDVTFEIQVKTLGYVGLGFTKDDGRAGADMVIGWVDNNGQVHLQDRHVKDTSRDPQMDSSQDYRLLLGYENKTHTVLRFSRRYDTCDPRDLKITNDTMQVVWQYHVEEPVSAAGVLPDHGAVRGSRPLYLVQRDTQPRRSSRNQDAEPPLKIWDILNKQVRLPMGQDMLLWCRVLKMPSINHKHHVVKYEPVIQPGSHEYLHHMTLYECRGDQAELESAAETTGSVCYVPDKPAFQCNTIAATWSLGSEGFNYPLEAGYALNPFTGPRYYMLETHYTNPQLDAFISDSSGLRLLYTDRLRGHDAGILSVGIDPNWRHIIPPGQPEVVSEGHCIAECTGQTIPNSGINMFAVIMHTHQLGRKVRLRQIRGGEELPPIAADTNYDPNYQEYRRLQRPVKVYPGDHLVAECTYSSESRGAITLGGLATREETCLVSALYYPRIELSLCYSLPSLPTVLHSLGIQKLVQGSSPVMIQEPQKLAGMTLEERLISYDWESNFQSFQEATRGGTFKPLCGSSKGALPGTDNLEVHYPRILRPYEEASVPCAKKPLRNKLSMLLSEDDDIGAPVDPDSDESNAVERGQLVRSKVSRSSDAGLTAGSSCERTVSAAVILAAVTVIAGAAFR